The Acetomicrobium flavidum genome window below encodes:
- a CDS encoding M24 family metallopeptidase, which translates to MLDRNKVQEISKDLQIKGIDALLLGPGDDLEYLGGLKTGECERFKGLFILSNGKYFYVTPYLYLEEFEAAFGKDTPAYIWEDKDWFYPTLARAMDDFDLNGKQIAVNYGIRAVDAIEIADRHRVKLVNGWHFLDKMRIIKSPSEVEKLERATQISDAAFKELLGFIRPGMTEGEIKKQLIDLFEKHGADGPAFDIIVARRENASKPHYNGSKGVIGERDLVLVDFGCRYESYCSDTTRTVFVGEPTEEEKKLYEIVLQAQEAGEAAVRPGVPAEEVDRAARKVIEDTGYGKYFNTRLGHGIGVAVHEAPYIMEGNKMPLEPGMAFSIEPGIYIPGKIGIRIENIVVVTKDGCKPLSKLPKEITVI; encoded by the coding sequence ATGCTGGACAGAAATAAGGTGCAGGAAATTTCGAAGGACCTGCAAATTAAGGGAATTGATGCCCTTCTTTTGGGGCCGGGGGATGATTTGGAATATTTAGGCGGACTTAAAACTGGAGAATGCGAACGATTTAAGGGGCTTTTTATATTGTCGAACGGTAAATACTTTTACGTCACGCCCTATTTATACTTGGAAGAATTTGAGGCTGCTTTTGGCAAGGACACACCGGCATATATATGGGAAGATAAAGATTGGTTTTATCCAACATTAGCAAGAGCCATGGACGATTTTGATCTTAACGGTAAACAAATTGCGGTTAACTATGGGATACGTGCGGTGGATGCTATCGAGATAGCCGATAGACACAGAGTAAAGTTGGTAAATGGCTGGCATTTTCTGGACAAGATGAGGATAATCAAAAGCCCCTCTGAAGTAGAGAAACTTGAAAGGGCAACTCAAATTTCCGATGCGGCCTTTAAGGAACTTTTAGGTTTTATAAGACCAGGAATGACGGAGGGTGAGATCAAGAAGCAACTTATCGATCTTTTTGAGAAGCATGGAGCTGACGGCCCTGCCTTTGATATCATAGTCGCGCGAAGGGAAAATGCATCAAAGCCCCATTACAACGGCTCAAAAGGAGTTATAGGGGAACGCGATCTTGTGCTCGTTGACTTTGGGTGTAGGTATGAAAGCTACTGTTCGGACACTACCCGTACCGTTTTCGTAGGCGAGCCGACAGAAGAAGAAAAGAAGCTTTACGAGATAGTCTTGCAGGCCCAGGAGGCTGGTGAAGCTGCGGTAAGGCCTGGAGTTCCGGCCGAAGAGGTGGACAGGGCGGCAAGGAAGGTCATAGAAGATACTGGTTACGGTAAATATTTCAACACCAGGCTGGGCCACGGCATAGGCGTTGCAGTTCACGAGGCTCCATATATTATGGAAGGCAACAAGATGCCCCTGGAACCGGGCATGGCCTTCAGCATAGAGCCTGGAATTTACATCCCTGGCAAGATAGGGATTCGCATCGAAAATATCGTTGTCGTGACAAAGGATGGTTGCAAGCCTCTTTCCAAACTACCTAAGGAAATCACGGTTATTTGA
- a CDS encoding ABC transporter substrate-binding protein: MGKRLGKKVMWLTAIALLVGFMSCGAAYCEEKVIKIGTLFPLTGPVALAGQRCKAAVEAAVDLINNSYPNIPVPLAAQKGLLGGHKIVLVHADHQGKPDVGKSEAERLYDQEGVFAVIGSYNSAVTKPASLVAERRKKIFMCGCSSSAELTKRGTRYFFRIAPTDETESIEFVNFIKWLNETKGTNYKTFGVIYENTEFGKHAAQEAKKAIEAAGFQYVADVAFNPGATNLNSEVQMLKGKNPDVVFGACLGADYILWIKTMKQMSWLPKVSLNYCSGYQDPLIAKQLGGDGDYFMGTTGYSPELAELMPAVAPVEEIYKKKINPPVPFDSDSIQEAVAMLVLAQAIEKVGSLDTEKIVDALYANEWDSPLSLGGKVAFAPGGQNIKAMSIVTQLVGGQYKRVFPEQFANFEPVVPMPSWDKRK; the protein is encoded by the coding sequence ATGGGCAAGCGGTTAGGCAAAAAAGTTATGTGGCTAACGGCCATTGCGCTGTTGGTTGGGTTTATGTCCTGCGGCGCTGCTTACTGTGAGGAAAAGGTGATAAAGATCGGTACGCTTTTTCCTCTAACGGGACCCGTGGCGCTGGCAGGGCAAAGATGCAAGGCAGCGGTAGAAGCTGCGGTTGACCTCATAAACAACTCCTATCCGAACATTCCTGTACCCCTAGCTGCCCAAAAGGGCTTATTGGGTGGACACAAGATCGTCTTAGTCCATGCAGACCACCAGGGCAAACCAGACGTCGGTAAAAGCGAGGCCGAGCGCCTTTATGATCAGGAAGGAGTCTTTGCCGTCATTGGAAGTTATAACAGCGCCGTCACAAAACCGGCAAGCCTCGTGGCAGAGCGTAGAAAGAAAATATTTATGTGCGGCTGCTCCAGCTCTGCCGAACTGACCAAGAGAGGAACTAGGTACTTTTTCCGCATAGCTCCAACGGATGAGACGGAATCCATCGAATTCGTGAATTTCATTAAATGGCTCAACGAGACTAAGGGGACCAACTATAAGACCTTTGGAGTAATTTATGAAAATACCGAGTTCGGCAAGCATGCCGCTCAAGAAGCAAAGAAAGCCATAGAGGCAGCAGGATTCCAGTATGTTGCTGATGTTGCTTTCAATCCGGGTGCCACAAACCTAAATAGCGAAGTGCAGATGCTAAAGGGTAAAAACCCTGACGTGGTATTTGGAGCTTGCCTTGGCGCCGACTACATCCTTTGGATTAAGACCATGAAGCAGATGTCATGGCTTCCCAAGGTTTCTCTCAACTATTGTTCCGGGTATCAAGATCCTCTGATTGCAAAACAATTGGGAGGGGACGGAGATTACTTCATGGGGACAACGGGTTATTCTCCTGAATTGGCAGAACTGATGCCGGCTGTTGCCCCTGTCGAGGAAATCTACAAAAAGAAGATAAACCCCCCAGTTCCATTTGATAGCGATAGTATCCAGGAAGCCGTGGCAATGCTAGTTTTAGCGCAGGCAATAGAAAAGGTGGGTTCGCTTGATACGGAAAAGATCGTGGATGCCTTGTATGCTAACGAGTGGGATTCGCCGCTATCTCTAGGCGGCAAGGTGGCCTTTGCCCCAGGTGGCCAGAATATAAAGGCCATGAGCATAGTTACCCAGCTCGTCGGCGGACAATATAAGCGCGTATTCCCCGAGCAATTTGCCAACTTTGAGCCAGTAGTTCCTATGCCTTCTTGGGATAAGCGCAAATAA